The Carassius auratus strain Wakin chromosome 34, ASM336829v1, whole genome shotgun sequence genomic sequence GTCACCCGCACTGGTTTGTGTTAGGCGTTGGAGAAGTTATTAAGGGCCTCGATTTAGGGCTGGACGGCATGTGTCAAGGGGAGAAGAGAAAAGTTACAATTCCTCCGTCTCTGGCATACGGCGAGAAAGGAAAAGGTAGGTCTCTTCTGTCTTGCATTCATCAGACAGACGTTCTCTCAGTTCAAATACGAAAAGAAAGTAATACAGTCCCTTACACAGGTGGCGctgtttggctttttttttttttttttttttaattcgagtactctttgttgttgttgttgttgttgttttaattcaaTGGATTTGGGCAATATTTTAGATAACAGCGAAGCAGAAAATGAGAATTCTTAGTTTTCccccatatatttttttaaagatcatttatTAAAAGCCcaaattatagaaattatatatatatatatatatatatatatatatatatatatatatatatatatatatatatatatatatatatttatatttatatatatatatatattttttacagaaaaattatGAGCTAGATAATTCATATTAATCTGAAAATTTACTTTAGTACATTTCACAGTGATTCCAAAGCAACTTAATGAAGAAGTAACACTttcatttattaatcattaacaaacattattgatgcttaacagatcattagttaatatttatttgcatagctagaaatatgaaataatgttCTTGTTAATGAACTAAACAATACCTAATGATTAAcatatgattattttatgtaatttcaaatgcttacaaatgtcagTAAACTTTCAGTTCATATGATCTTCATTTGTTGGTCTTTTGTGTAGACCtctatttacacattttaaccaatAATCTAGGagttatttgtttatgttttgaagtacccaatctaaagtggaaactattcatcatttgcaaatatttataaatgtttactaaacaTACTTTTATGAGCAGTCGTCTCAATGGCAAAAaagtgtccaaaaaaaaaaaaaaaaaaataacatttacccTATACacgttaactaacattaacataacattaagcattatataatgtttgttaatgatttataaatgcaaaaaatgtaatgtttaagaTTTAAACCATTAACAATCACCTTTTCTGTGATGGAATAGGTCCTGTACCACCAAATGCAACAGTGGTCTTTGAGGTGGAGCTTTTGTACATAACCAGAGGACCACGCAGCATAGAAGCCTTCAAAGAAATTGACGCTGATAACGACAAGGCACTGACAAAAGAAGAGGTAATAGACATCAGTTAATGCGTGTTAATTGTAATTCTCTTTGGcatacatcatttttatttattcattattattgtttttaataattgatcATTTTTGGATTTACAGATTAAAGAATACCTGAAAATGGAAGCAAGCAAGTTAAACACACAGAAAGATGAAACCTATTTTGATGATGTCGTGGCAGATGTGTTCCATAAGAATGATCACAATGCTGATGGGACCTTATCGCTAAAGGAGTACAATGTTTATGGCCATGATGAACTATAAACACTACTAGAAAGCCATTTTTATGCAGGTGGTGCACTAGACGTTCTCTTCAATATACATTTCAAACTTTAGAGTTGATGAACACCACTAAATATTGAATAAAGTTGACTCAGACACTAACTTGTCCTGGcataatgcaaaaacataaataGTGCATATAAAAGTACCGGTACTTTTTAAAAACTGTTCTCAAAATGCTTACATCTGCCCAAATTTATCAACTTAGAATGTCCTTCATGCTatcaaaaaaaatgttcttttaagaactgttcacagaTAGGTTCTTTGGGAAGCTAAAAAATTTTCTTCTATGGCATTTCTGCAAAAAATGTCTATTACAGCCTTGTTTTTTGAACACAGAACACAATGTTTGACTATGCACAGATTTACAATTACCAATAGAACAAAATAACCCATATTTACAACCAAACAATTCAGACAAATGAACTCAAGGATTGCATTTACAGctctttttaaatcattataattttaaattcattatcTTTCTTAACATTgtgtaattttgaaaaaaattacttgaacagtatattgtaaacaaaatgtatttaccatatgtaaatatatagtcCCCTGCTGTGAGCTAATAAAGAAGTTTCCATGACACATGGTTCACATGATTCCATAAGGGGGGAAAAAAGTCACATttcattgtcaaaaaaaaaaaaaaaatgtgcaaattaGCCATTCAAATCTTGCCATACCCATTAAGAACACCAGGTGGCTCTGTAATACAATTGTTTAAGTGTTGGAATGCACTTTCCTTGaacctgctttaaaaaaaatcagacttGTAATTGTGTAATggatatatacataaatattatatatatatatatataagtagcctgattttttttttattgtgggaGAGATAAATCATCTGTTCAGTGGGGGGAATTGTAGTGTTTTAGGATTTACAGAGAAGCATTATACGCTAAGAGCAATGCATTTTAACCATTACACATGCATTTCCCAAACAGTTAGAAGTCAAAGAAATTATTAAATGAGGCCAAATCATGCAGAGAGCTGACATTTTTGAGCAAGGACTCAAAACTTGGTTTTCATGTAAAACTCTCGACTCCCTCAACTCTCCTGCATGCCAAAAGTGACGTAAACCATGTTAGTGCCAAGATTCAGAGCAGATCCAGACAGAGGGAGAGGGGTTACAAAAAGACGTTGAAATGActcttttactttaaatgtaaattgtactATTTAAGGCAAgtcaaagcattaaaaaaaattagtaaagGAGCATTTTAgcataaatatgaaaaaagaaaaaaaaatagaacaattcATCCTTTCCCAAAACAGCAATTTCTGCACAGGTATTGCTACTCTTTATGCCTTTGACTGTTAAAGTTGGGCTTTGACAGACGTCTTATGTGATGTGAATACTGGCTATAGGCTTAGGATGTCTATTGGCTTTACCTTTAGGGCTTGGTGATTACAGGTCTACTAGAAGGAGCGCTATTTAAAGACCACTAGGTACAGTTCTCTCTAAAACAATAATTTGTGTCATACTGTACTTCACCTATGTCAAGTTCCCATGACTAAGCTGGCGTTTGATTGTTGACTTGTGCCTCAACTTTTTATAAATTATCCCACAAAATGCCAATAAAATGACTCCTATATGTTGCATGAATTTTAACAAAGCTTCATTGTCTGAAActgaaatgcatttattgtgCTCTGCATTATGGGCAGTCCAAGCACTAAGAGAAAATGAAGCTCTTTATGAAATCTGATGCTTGTCCCTGCCCTcctatttatagaaaaaaaaaaaaaccttaagggCATTTTTCAGTGATGAACTATGATAGTGAAAAAAAACTGGACTCAAAACTACCCCTTCCCCCTAACATTTCAAGTACCCAGTCATCCATAATATTAGAACATTgcataaattacaaaatgttataGAATATCATGGTATTGCGATCACATAATCAACAAGGTTACGGTTATAAAACACTAAAACTAAGACACAAAAGGTTTTTCTACTCCCCTTTATGGGAAAAAAGAAACAGGAGAAGGCAGGCTTCCTTTTGGCATGTAAGACTGCAATTGTGTTATTTCTGTAAATCAtgtgccatttttatttatttatgcaacaaccaaaaaaaaacaaagaaaaaaaaaacaaagaaaaaccaaCCATACTGTTATTGTGTAGAAGTGTGACTGCAAAAGATACAAATGCTGAAGCAACAGGCACAAAACATAGTGTTGCAGGTAGGATAAATAAGGCAAAGCACACAGAATAGCAAGAGGAGCAGCAACATTTAAATCCAACAACAGCACAAACAACATCTGCAAAAAGTCGAGTCAGATTCCAATCCCAAGAGTTCACGTATTGCAGCACTCTTGAACAGCAAATGGCAATACCACAACACTGAAGAAAATATGTTTAATCCATTCAATCGATACAGAATGCACAGTACACCATAAACCCGTTTCCAACTTTTTCTATTAACTGGTTTTACTATTTCCATCTGTCCTCtgtgtttgttgtgtttattCTGGTCTTAAAGCATTTCACTCCTTTTTTGGCACACTCAGTTTGGATCACCAAAGTTGTTCTACAACAATGTTATAGCATGGGTTCAAGATTTGTCTGCATCTTGTTGTTTcaataaacaacaacagcatGTAGGTGTTTTATAGTTTacacatgttttatttttacacatgtaAGTCGTATATCAAGTCAGCACATTCAGACTTGACAGGTCTGCACTTTATGAGGATGGCAACAGAAAGAACCCCTGAATAAACACCTAACCAGACGTGTTTACAAGGGAGGATGGCCTAGAGAGATTTAAGATGATCcgaataaatacaacattttgttcCGCAGTTATAAAAACGTGTCTCCTCTTTCATTATCCTTGTTTGTTATGGGTAAATATAATTGGAGAGtgaaaatattaagtattttaaaatgtctgtcattattaaagggttactccaccccaaaatgaaaattgagtcattaatcactttaccccatgtcgttccaaacctgtaaaatctttgttcgtctttggagcacaatttaagattttttggatgaaaaccgggaggcttgtgactgtcccatagactgcctagtaaattacactgtcaaggtccagaaaaatatgaaagacatcatcagaacagtccatctgccatcactggtttaaccgtaacgttatgaagcaacgagaataatTTTGTAcccgaagaaaacaaaaacaacaaatttattcaacaatttgtcccCTCTGTGTCTCTTTGCATCACGAGGAAAGACCGAGGCAAGTTgatagatttaattttttctgaTAGTGTATGTAAATAAGAAATGTGACTGGGACATGAATttactttgatttaaaaaaaaaaaattgcctcatTTTAGAACACCACCACACACCactgatatatatgtgtgtgtgtaatttaacaTTGAAGTCTTCACTTCTTCCAGAAAACAGTTTAATTAGATAAGCAACATTTAGTCAATGTGGAGAACAGGTCTGAGCGCTGAGGTCATACAGAACCTATTCATCATGGCCTTAGCATTTCCCCTTCACACACCAAAGGCCCAGCTCCCTTTACAGCAACCCCCCAGACCCTCTGCTTTACATCTGCATTTCTCACTATGCTTCTCAAACCATGGAAAACTGTATTCACTGCTTGATTTGTATAAAAAGCTTCAAGTTActtcaaaaaagagagaaattacattttgtgaACACTGAACAAGTATTTGACAAGAGGACGAGAGTTTTTGAATAGATCTTGTTAGTTTAGTGAATAAAAAGAACCTGGGCCAAGCACAGGCAGTTTTGAGAGAAACTATAAACATGTGTCTCTTCTAAATTTTGCAATGGTTTCACTAACCAATGGTGCTTTTtagtggaggaggaggagaaggaaagCAATACATGATCCCAGGATTAGGAATGGAGGCTTAGATCCATAAACACGAACACTGAAATGTGTAATTTCCTAATATGCCAAGTAACATATTTTCTCTCATCAATGCCAAGATATTGAGGGAGTATGTGAAGAAAAAAGAAGCAATGCAAATGTCCATTATTTTGTAAGCAATAAACAATAGTAATTCATTTATTGTTCCAAGCCCTTAATCCTGAATTGAGGGAACATAACATGGAAAGCTGCAAGTAGCAACACACATATACTAACAACGGGCCAAAAAATTATGCTATGCCTGGCTGTCGTTACTCAGCTAACAGCTATTTAAAAGGAAAAATTGCTTGGAGCTATCTTTTTATCCACATTTGAATGAATCAACTTTTTCTGCtgagacatgcaaaatgtttaAGCATGCAATTATCAATTTCCAGcgctgtaataaaaaataaaaaaagcagtccAAATATCAGATAGCTTGACTTCACTGACATTTTGTACAATAAAATGCCAGTGTTCATCCAGGAAAGTTTGCATAAGGctatcatagttttttttgtgctttttaactTTCAGCAGCACTGAAGTTATCAATCACATCCCCGCAATGGGACAGGCAACAGACCATCTACACTAACCACACATTCCTGTAATGGAGGGTGGTGGGGGAGGGTAAGTGGTGTGACTACTGCTGGAAGTGGACACTGATAAAAGCAGTTTAACATGAGCAGtacaaggtttatatatatatatatatatatatatatatatatatatatatatatatatatatatatatatatatatatatatatatatatatatatatatatatatataatataaatataatatatataacctGAAATCTGAATCTCACCAGTCAAGCCAATTAcgctttcatcatttactcaagtaTCATAATATAGTTTTACAAAAAGTGGAGCCTAGGattttctcaaaaataaataaacttatatataataaaagattaatgaattaataaatattaattattaaaaataaaacgtaaaaCATTTTGTCTCATGTATGACATATGACATTTATACACAAAGCAAGAATAATTAAAGCATACACATCATATATAAACCTAGCTGAATTATTCCATAAAATTATTTCATCATTTGAAATTCCTTGTTCTACTAAAAGATTGCATAAAATTATATtagtaaataaagtgaaataattaaatatcttcaaataataattaaatatcttcAGTTGGATTGGTGACCCTTTTGGTTAAACCACGTGGAAATGCCATAAATTACCAATCTTCAGAAAATGTGGTTTATGCTTTGAGGCTGACCTGTTAGTCATAACTCTTGTGAGTTTTTAAGTGTGTGACATTATTTTGTCTACCTTGAAAAGTGTGGATACTTCCAAAACAACCTGTGTGCACCTCAATTATTGATTGAGATAAAATCTGTAGGAAGgcaaaagagagaggaaaaaaatagaaTCAGAATATTGTTCGAGTATTCCATCTCCCAGAGAGTATTTCTATACTGAAACCATTTCTAAGCATCACCCCTGACCTCAGCCCTCCCCTGTTTTACGATGCTCTGGAAAATCAGGCTCTCAATGGCGGTCCCCTTTTGGAGCCTCCTAGCCAAACTGTCTGGAAAGTAAACAAATGTTTCAGCCCCACATTCAAGTAGACGACCACCATCCTCCCCCCAAGATATCCCAGCAGTGAGTCATACAGAATATCCAGCCAtcttgcttttgctaacattttcCAGTAGGTGCAAATCATTTCCCCtgactaagaaaaaaaaactatttaatttgtGGTTCCCGAGTTAGAAGCACAAACCTCAAAAGAGTCCTCCCCCTATTTTCCTTTCACTGGGTCTACATCAAAAAGTAAGGGTACCTTAAGATTTCTCTCTTTCaagtgattacatttttaattgtcattGACTTAATCCAACAACAGCCTGTAGCTCAGACTTTAG encodes the following:
- the LOC113053707 gene encoding peptidyl-prolyl cis-trans isomerase FKBP7, giving the protein MCKMSPRFTFYFCLILSLQTLNPFVVLIRANESNQDVKIEVTFLPENCSQKAKRGDMLNAHYDGYLVKDGSQFYCSRSTNTGHPHWFVLGVGEVIKGLDLGLDGMCQGEKRKVTIPPSLAYGEKGKGPVPPNATVVFEVELLYITRGPRSIEAFKEIDADNDKALTKEEIKEYLKMEASKLNTQKDETYFDDVVADVFHKNDHNADGTLSLKEYNVYGHDEL